One genomic window of Azospirillum sp. TSH100 includes the following:
- a CDS encoding long-chain fatty acid--CoA ligase: MGDAARKLSEYPWLASYPPTVDWAMPIPVRPLTELLEGAVARHGDRPCLNFLGKRTSYRELGRLVDRAAHGFQAIGVGKGTRVGLFLPNTPYYVVAFFAILKAGGTVVNFNPLYAERELVHQIGDSDIDLMVTLDLKLLYDKMARMLAETGLKRLVICRMADILPFPKNWLFPIAKKAEIAAIPRDDRHIPFARLIANGGRPAPVAIDAREDVAVLQYTGGTTGVPKGAMLTHANLYANTIQCATWYAAKERKPGEGGAEDGQERMLGVLPLFHVFAMTAVMNFGLHQGAEIVLLPRFELEQVMRTLQKERITLFPAVPTIYTAINHHKHLKDYDLSSIRFCMSGGAPLPLEVKEAFERTTGCTLVEGYGLSECSPVATVNPAVLHSDKKGSIGLPLPGTVIEIVSLEEPRRVLPPGEKGEVCIRGPQVMKGYWRRPAETAQTLVDGRLHTGDVGVMDGDGYTTIVDRIKDMILCSGFNVYPRNVEEAIYLHPAVAECVVAGVPDEYRGQTVKAYVRLDDGQDLTADELIAFLKDKLSPIEMPKFVEFRRELPKTMIGKLSRKALLDEEQGKRNAGADGARA; encoded by the coding sequence ATGGGAGATGCCGCCCGCAAGCTGTCCGAGTATCCATGGCTGGCCTCGTACCCGCCGACGGTGGATTGGGCGATGCCCATCCCGGTCCGTCCGCTGACCGAGTTGCTGGAGGGAGCCGTCGCCCGCCATGGCGACAGGCCCTGCCTGAATTTCCTGGGCAAGCGCACCAGCTATCGCGAGCTTGGGCGGCTGGTCGACCGCGCTGCCCACGGCTTCCAGGCGATCGGGGTGGGGAAGGGGACGCGGGTCGGGCTGTTCCTGCCCAACACGCCCTATTACGTCGTCGCCTTCTTCGCCATCCTGAAGGCCGGCGGCACGGTGGTGAACTTCAACCCGCTCTATGCCGAACGCGAACTGGTCCACCAGATCGGCGACAGCGACATCGACCTGATGGTCACGCTGGACCTCAAGCTGCTCTACGACAAGATGGCGCGGATGCTGGCCGAGACCGGGCTGAAGCGGCTGGTGATCTGCCGCATGGCCGACATCCTGCCCTTCCCGAAGAACTGGCTGTTCCCCATCGCCAAGAAGGCGGAGATCGCCGCGATCCCGCGCGATGACCGCCACATTCCCTTCGCCCGGCTGATCGCCAACGGCGGCCGGCCCGCTCCGGTCGCCATCGACGCGCGCGAGGATGTCGCGGTTCTGCAATACACCGGCGGCACCACCGGCGTGCCGAAGGGTGCGATGCTGACCCACGCCAACCTCTACGCCAACACCATCCAGTGCGCGACCTGGTACGCAGCGAAGGAGCGCAAGCCGGGGGAGGGCGGCGCGGAAGACGGGCAGGAGCGCATGCTGGGCGTGCTGCCGCTGTTCCATGTCTTCGCCATGACCGCGGTGATGAATTTCGGCCTGCACCAGGGGGCGGAGATCGTCCTGCTGCCGCGCTTCGAGCTGGAGCAGGTGATGCGCACCCTGCAGAAGGAGCGGATCACCCTGTTCCCCGCCGTGCCGACCATCTACACGGCGATCAACCACCACAAACACCTGAAGGACTACGATCTGTCCTCGATCCGCTTCTGCATGTCGGGCGGGGCGCCGCTGCCGCTGGAGGTGAAGGAGGCGTTCGAGCGCACCACCGGCTGCACGCTGGTGGAGGGCTATGGCCTGTCGGAATGCTCGCCGGTCGCCACGGTGAACCCGGCGGTGCTGCATTCGGACAAGAAGGGGTCCATCGGCCTGCCGCTGCCCGGCACCGTCATCGAGATCGTCAGCCTGGAGGAGCCGCGCCGCGTGCTGCCGCCCGGCGAAAAGGGCGAGGTCTGCATCCGCGGGCCGCAGGTGATGAAGGGCTATTGGCGCCGCCCGGCCGAGACGGCGCAGACGCTGGTCGACGGCCGGCTGCACACCGGCGATGTCGGGGTGATGGACGGGGACGGCTACACCACCATCGTCGACCGCATCAAGGACATGATCCTGTGCAGCGGCTTCAACGTCTATCCCCGCAATGTGGAGGAGGCGATCTACCTGCACCCGGCCGTCGCCGAATGCGTGGTGGCCGGCGTGCCGGACGAGTATCGCGGCCAGACGGTGAAGGCCTATGTCCGGCTGGACGACGGGCAGGACCTGACCGCCGACGAGCTGATCGCCTTCCTGAAGGACAAGCTGTCGCCCATCGAGATGCCGAAGTTCGTGGAATTCCGCCGGGAGCTGCCCAAGACCATGATCGGAAAACTGTCCCGCAAGGCCCTTCTGGACGAGGAGCAGGGCAAGCGCAACGCCGGCGCCGACGGAGCCCGCGCATGA
- a CDS encoding serine hydrolase, producing MTGADAGLDLLTAALAGLLAEESASPAPARTAIVAFTRGRGAAAEPVRTLVLPRKIARGGAAADLADRRALVYSLTKTILAAAVLRLAARGMVELDGPAERWLPELAGRPGSVTVAQILTHRAGLPDYGGRPDYHASVAAGAEPWSGDEYLARCGVAEGKGPPVGSFAYSNIGYLLIGRLLERAGGAPLAEVLGREVFAPLGLTSAALLRDRADLDGLFFGLSPTFGEAPVPGAYHPGWVSHGVVAMTAADACRLVHGLTEEYLPGALLRRMRDGLPVGEPMGGRPWVEPSYGLGMMVELDPAAGPYWGHTGGGPGVTPAAYHTPGPIPVSVAVFLDGEDGSLAEWMAVEVLHRLRGGR from the coding sequence ATGACCGGTGCGGATGCCGGACTGGACCTGCTGACCGCCGCGCTGGCCGGCCTGCTGGCGGAGGAGAGTGCGAGCCCCGCCCCGGCCAGGACCGCCATCGTCGCCTTCACCCGCGGCCGCGGCGCCGCGGCGGAGCCGGTCCGCACGCTGGTGCTGCCGCGCAAAATCGCGCGCGGCGGGGCGGCGGCCGATCTGGCCGACCGGCGCGCCCTGGTCTACAGCCTGACCAAGACCATCCTGGCCGCCGCCGTGCTGCGGCTGGCCGCGCGCGGCATGGTCGAGCTGGACGGGCCGGCGGAGCGCTGGCTGCCGGAACTGGCCGGCCGTCCGGGATCGGTCACCGTGGCGCAGATCCTCACCCACCGCGCCGGGCTGCCCGATTATGGCGGCCGGCCCGATTACCATGCCTCGGTCGCCGCCGGAGCGGAGCCCTGGAGCGGCGACGAGTATCTGGCCCGCTGCGGCGTTGCCGAGGGAAAGGGGCCGCCGGTCGGCAGCTTCGCCTATTCCAACATCGGCTATCTGCTGATCGGCCGGCTGCTGGAGCGGGCGGGTGGCGCCCCGCTGGCGGAGGTGCTGGGGCGGGAAGTCTTCGCCCCGCTCGGTCTGACCAGCGCCGCGCTGCTGCGTGACCGCGCCGACCTCGACGGGCTGTTCTTCGGATTGAGCCCGACCTTCGGCGAGGCGCCGGTGCCCGGGGCCTATCATCCCGGCTGGGTGTCGCATGGGGTGGTGGCGATGACGGCGGCGGATGCCTGCCGTCTCGTTCACGGCCTGACCGAGGAGTATCTGCCGGGCGCGCTGCTGCGGCGGATGCGCGACGGCCTGCCGGTTGGAGAGCCGATGGGCGGGCGGCCCTGGGTCGAGCCATCCTATGGGCTGGGCATGATGGTGGAGCTGGACCCGGCGGCGGGGCCCTATTGGGGACACACCGGCGGCGGTCCTGGGGTGACGCCTGCCGCCTACCACACGCCGGGGCCGATCCCGGTCTCCGTCGCCGTATTCCTGGATGGCGAGGACGGCAGCCTCGCCGAATGGATGGCGGTGGAGGTGCTGCACCGCCTGCGCGGCGGGCGATAG